Part of the Flavobacterium alkalisoli genome is shown below.
ATTGTTCGTGAACAGATGTGTGACCAGACATCATCCTTGCCCCCATTGGGTATGCAGCACCAAATTCGGCAGCTGCCTCAGCATCAACTTTTCTTACTTCTGGGTGATTTGCTAATCCAAGGTAATCGTTTATACTCCAGTTGATAACCTCCTTACCGTGAAACATCATTCTGTTTGCTAAAGGGCCTTCCAGTTTAGGAAAAACAAAATAACCTTCAGCCTGTGAAGCCCATTTTCCCAAAGGGCCTTTATTTTTTTGTATCCTGTCAAATAAATCTTTTACCATTGTTTTAGAAATTTTTCTATGTTTAAAAAAACGCACCAAAAGTAATTATTATATCCATACCTTCATAATAATTTTCAAGAATACGTGTAACAAATATACAGTTATTGTTACTTATTTGTTAAGGATGATCTATATATTTGAACATCAAATCAAAATCAAAACAATATTAACAACCAAAATCAATCAATTTTATGGATTCTCAAAAAGTAGACATGTTCATCATGATGAACGGTAAGTATTTTAAAGGCGAACATTTAAACTATATCCGCGAAAGACTATTAATGGCAGACGAGTCAAAATGGACCATGATCCAGTCGTTAGACCTTAAAGACCCTACCGTAATTCTTATAGTATCTATCGTAGGTGGTGGAGCATTAGGTATAGACCGCTTTCTTATAGGTGATACAGGCCTGGGTGTAGCCAAACTACTTACATGTGGTGGTGCCGGTATATGGACAATTATAGACTGGTTCCTTATTATGGATATTACCAAAGATAAAAACATGGAAAAACTTCAGGCTTTCCTTTAATAAACTATGACAAGAAACAGGCTATACCTGATTTTAGCAGCAGTACTTACAATTGGTTATTGCTATACAGCATGGTCTATATTACATATACACCAAAATAACAACCTAACCTTTTGCCCTGTTAAAAACATAACCGGTATAGCCTGCCCTTCTTGCGGAAGCACCCGAAGCCTGATTGAAATATCAAGAGGCAATTTTACAGACGCCCTACTACTCAATCCCTTCGGTTACATTATAGCAGCCGGATTACTGGTCTTACCGCTCTGGCTTTTATATGATACTCTTTTTAAAAAAGATTCTCTCTACAAAAGCTACCTGAAGTTTGAAAAAACACTTCGTATAAAATGGGTAGCGATTATTTTAATACTGTTAACCATAGCCAATTGGGGCTGGAATATTTGCAAAGGATTATGAACAACACAATACAACAGCAGGCCATACACCCAAATGAATATGAACAGGCTTCTAACGGCTACCTAATGGCCATAGTTGCCGTAATAGGCGGATTACCCTTACCTATAATAAATCTTATTGCCTCTTTTGGCTATTACCTTGCCAAACGAAAGGCTTCTTATTTTGTAAGATGGCATGCCATACAGGCCGTGTTAGCCCAGTTGATACTAGTTCCTTTTAACAGCTTGGCATGGGCATGGACTTTAGGCACATTTATAAAATCAGGCAGATTTCTTCTGGA
Proteins encoded:
- a CDS encoding TM2 domain-containing protein; its protein translation is MDSQKVDMFIMMNGKYFKGEHLNYIRERLLMADESKWTMIQSLDLKDPTVILIVSIVGGGALGIDRFLIGDTGLGVAKLLTCGGAGIWTIIDWFLIMDITKDKNMEKLQAFL
- a CDS encoding DUF2752 domain-containing protein; the protein is MTRNRLYLILAAVLTIGYCYTAWSILHIHQNNNLTFCPVKNITGIACPSCGSTRSLIEISRGNFTDALLLNPFGYIIAAGLLVLPLWLLYDTLFKKDSLYKSYLKFEKTLRIKWVAIILILLTIANWGWNICKGL